The stretch of DNA ATAAGGAACGTTCCAACTGCTCTATGAACATGATGGAGATTCAGAAGCAAGTTGTGGACCACTTCAAGAGCTCTCAAGAAAAAGGGGAGCTTGAGACCCATTCCTTGAGAAACGATCGTGGCCTGTTCATGGCTACGATCAAAGAGCAAACATttatggctaaagtatttctcagaTTATGATTGGAATAACAAATCCAAAGCTATTAAACTTAGGtgtaagatatataataaaaatattcataaatattgACGCTATATTCACTATAATTTGTTagtaaaaataatcttattcgATTGAGATATTTGAGTAGAAGATCAATTTATAAAAGGAGTTTCATTACATTTATAATTCATGCATTgtaactcattttatattttatttcttccttcttctctaaatgttagaatttatataaaaatttataaaatgtttttctttttttactttgaaTTATTTTCCATCCAAGTGTTATCTATCTACAATTAGGTAACACGTGTATCCAAAGTTCTATTTGCAACAAAGTTGTGAAGTGACCCCACGAACAGAAAAAATGTGAATTGAGcttactttcttttttgtggtgtgtgaggatgattctacctttttttctttcaccgCTAAATGACACGGAACAAAAATGTCGAGCAGTTCACCTTTTTTCTAGAGCTGAGCCTCCGACAGAGTGACGCCGTTTCCGTATTCGGACAAAACGGACATTCGCGCACCTCCCTACACCTGAAACGACATCGCTTATTATCTTCTATATAAGCTACTCTGTTTTTCTACTCTCAGCAGCAGAGCATAGaattcacagagagagagagagagtgtgtgaggcGGTGAAAAATGAAAGTGGTGTCATTGAGAGGAATACGGAAGGCAATTGCCATCTACACGCTGTTGGTCTTGATTGCGCTCATCGGAGAATTGGATTCCCACGAGTTGCGGCCGTCGTACCACGGACTCGACTACCAGAGTTCTGCGGCGGTGGCGGGACACGAGTCAGCGCCGGAGATGAGGTCGTTCTTCGGCGGATCTTCTTCTCCGACGTCGACCGTGGCGATGCCGAAGGCCATGAACTCCAACTCCACTAACAACGACACGTCGTGGTGGGGAGGCCATTCAGCCGGTGGGAAAGATCACGTGAGGGAGGTGCTGCTGGTGGCTAGCGTAGCGTGCGGCATCACAGGTGTCGCTTTGTTAGTGGCCTCCACTCTGATTTGCGTGTTCAAATCCCGACGACAAAGATCACCGCCGGTGCCACCACCAACTTCGGCGGTGGCGGCATCATCATGTCATGATGCTGAGAATAAGTTGCAGATAGTGGTTCGTGATTCTTGAGAAGGAAgcattttgctttctttttctttgctttttgttaTCCAATTAAGTTGAGAGGAAAGTATTCCAATTTTCCTTCTtgattcacatatttttatcttctttaatttttctccTTCATCCAAATAGCAATAAGCCTTAgattgaaatatttcttttttttaaaaaaaaaattataaataaagaaaaattaaaacaataaaaaaaaaccacattaTTCCACAAATATAGCCTCTTAAAACTCATTCATCAACATATATTAATCACAACAACTTTCTGtagaaagtatatataaataaatttataaaataatgtaatacttttagacttattttataataaaataagctttttttgttgttatttttttttaaagttattgtATAGGCAAAATTATTTAAGACATGTAGTATATAGGTGTTGCTTTCATAGCTAGTAGATTGACATTAAATGAGTCCAATTGTTCACTTTGACTAATTTTTCAATATCTATATAATAACGTGTCGGATCAATAAAAGGAAGGGAAAGTTGAGGCCTAGCTTTGCTTGAGGCCTAGCTatgctttttatatatatatatatatatactagcggtggcTAACGTTTGCCATGTCtgcctaattaaaaataaataaataataatttttaatattaaaataatttaatgtatatgagtaaatttattatttattcatattcattatttattatgaaatttaaattatattaaaaatttaaaataattatatagtttttttctattaaaaatattcagtaaaacttcatcatttatttaatgatgaaaaaataatattttataaattaaagttgattttaagtgtatgatataatattattctcttaaaaatattcagtaaaactttatcttttatttaatgatgaaaaattaatattttataaattaaagttaattttaagtgtatggtagaatatttatattttagttatttgttttatgttagtttaaatcaatatttaaacttctatcgttagattaaatctgaagattaaagatgaagggttgtaatttaaaacttaaaagttaacATTTTTCCCacgcacgtttgcctaatttagttaattaagaatattatcatatttaaattaaattaatatttatgtatatttaaatcagtatttttatcttttattgttaaatcattttgaagatcccaaaacGAAAGGACTGGATaaattcctatatatttttcttttctccctcacttttccctcccctctctctctcctccctcggctcacgcgtacgcggtacgctgcccctcctcccagccgaatcttcctctgcccagcccgACGCCGCCATTcgtcggtgagcctcaccgcctcttccaccAGCATCACCACACTCCGGCAGtccccccacaccggtctccctctctcacgctctctcttcctctctctcggctgtgcaCAGCCTGAATGGGTTTGATGctgctgcgccgccgtacgccatcctccggtgccaccacctccacggtagcctcctctcccaccggccatccccctccagcgagctcggcctccatctccatgccgtttgctcccacgaaatctacctctctcttgcatgggttctccacacccacggcggagctccacctcctctggccaccgcaccaccaccgggacctcctttCACCACCGACTACCTCTCGTAGCCGTCCTCACgcccagccgagccaccatggatgctcacctttcctcacggacgcccacttccccttaggccacctccaccaccgtaatttgtggtgattttttttattttatggtatttttgttgtgattttatagtgattttgttaatttgtggtatttttgtaaagattttatgatgattttgtaattttaccgtgtatttttgtgatgattttatggtggATTTGCTTCGGTTGCCTATGTGGTTTTgcggttttatgattttttgtgatgattttatggtggATTTGCTTCGGTTACCTCTCGTGatttgcggttttgtgattttgccgttGATGTCACTGTTgatgttactgttcattactgttgatgtcactGTTCATTAGGAGATAGgtgcttttaagtataaggagatatatatatatttcaagaagATTAATCATTATCTGAGACGACTCTCGGATATAGATCATTATATTCAACGTGGATTTCAAAGTCTTGTCGGAATTCTACTCTGAAAATTGGAGAAGCAATGTTAATGGATCCTTATCCCTCGGTATATGGATTAGCctagtttttagaaaatattttatattattttattgttatatatatattttaatttttaatataaaaaataaaaaatttaattttttaaaattttaaaataaaaataatattaaaaaatatattttaataatattttatttaattttttaattttaatctcaattcatttagtaataatattatagctTTCCACAATCGATGCAATTCCGAGTATCATCcacatatttttttgataggtttgactaatatattttaaagtagcgggttttataatctttattattattattattatttattttaatatttcgaCTATATGAGCATGACTATACTATGGTAAATGCATGAATTTGTTTTGATAATGCAGATAATAGTACTTTTGGGGATCCGATCTGTTGCCAAATGGTCAAAAgtaaaaagtagaaaagaacGGTAATAATGGAATGCCCTTTTAGAAATAATAAAGCAGACATGATGCTAACATCTAACACCGTATTGTTTGGTCAGAGTCTCTGCATCTACACCCCATTCTCCATCCCAGGCTACAAATTTTCCAACTAACAGGACACATTTGTCGGTTGCTGTGGTTTCATCATCCTCAGCCCATTGTCTTGGATAAGGTTTAAATACATTCtattattaataattgaaaaattcttctcataaaatatatatatatatatatatataatttttaaaaaaacaaaaagcagttagagaaataatttttcatttaaggaaaacagaaaattaaaaaaattagaaagaattttaaaaaaattcggACGAATGGGGGGCAACTATCATTTCATCTGAGGGTCATTTTCACACATTTAGAACCTACGTTTTAAGAGTCAAAGCTCTCAAACAACCGGAAACAATCAATGCGGGAGCCATTTATGGCATATGTAATTGAAAGTCGTAGATAAATAGATTGCACATGCAGTCGTAGGCATTATGTAGATGTtgtcatttatattttagaaatacACATAACTGTTTCGAATTGACACATAATAATATGTATGATTACcaacatttaatataattcaatttaaatacttttttttattggcattcggtgtaatacccagctccttcttacgtacgcttctatCTTTCTGAcatatgtttcgtcttgatgacgtaaacAAACCCTAATgacagagattatgtgatcatctgcctttctcactaccgactgcgagtcacgttatgcgtgtcgaaccatgatagcgtgtctcgaaagatatcgtgtgacttctagggcacgcccagtgttttaaatatgctagaaatatttataaagagtatttctatcattgttgaattaagatttgatcttaaatacgacaatcataatattattgaagagctccaaaaatattataattgccggaaatcattttaatattattattaaaatgatttcaattatttaagatattatgggatttaaattatgttgagaacttttattaattaaatggtttaacccttttaaatatgttaagtgagacttcatcattttattaatgatgaagaatattattttataaactaaagttagtttaaaataatatctaccctaattcctctaagtgcttttagttaagttaatgttttacgcatcttcaaatcagtatttcaaTTTCTCGTTGTTAGATCATCGTGTagacccccagacgaaaggactgggttaaatacccagacccctctcttttccctctcatttcccgtaaccctctctctcctccctctctccttcgacGTATGCTGTGCGTAGACCACCtcacgccgaacggcttaaggcctcagcccggcgccgccatgcgtcgccaggccacaccgccggcaccaacggcttgctctccctccggcgagtccatccatgccgacctctccccctcacgctctccctttctccatttcgggactgcacagcccgtatgggcttagtgcgcgtagcgccgccgtgcgccgcccaatggcttcaccgctcccacggcgagctcctctcccaccggccatcatcctccaccgaagccaacccctatgaagcagtcctccccctccttccacggcaagtacccgaaatgggtctctagcccatttcccaccttgcaccgccgtacgcggccacccacaaccaccatgcgacgccatggacctcctctccctttccccgagctcctccatgtgacccatggctAGAAACCCCCTCTtccacctcacggctcctcactcacgcacgcacgggttgcacgccgtgcaccaccgtgcaccgccacccatggctgatgaccgccatgtccagcctcctcaggccaccaccaagccaacccgacctccattggccccgatctgccacccacgagagcacactctctctcactctcccacggcttctcctccatggaatggccagatctgccaccgtgagccaccgtggcgccacctcgacgccaccacgagattcaccacacctcctttagccaagccttaggtctaaaccatcactttatgtgatgggtaatcactgcacgtgatggacagtcactgcgtgtgattgaccgccactgtacatggctagatctgccatgttatgctctttaccatcatcacaaggctatcacgagcctttccaagaccacacctagctatctaaaTGCCTAAatagtcaccgtacgtgagttagccgccacgtacgactcttccgacatcatcggctatgacggtcaacgagcaacgcacgggttatcccgtcgatggtataaccctctatcccttattaattatgttggatattgattagttgactaggttgtggactgtgctgttagtatttgtggagttgaggcattgtaatgaagtgttgggcattctgtgtagtgaaatgttgggcatatctgtattggatggaggtgcattgtgctgtgtagtgtattgtgatgtgttgggcgtaattgggaagtgtgctgtgtagtgtgattgggaatatgtgctgtaatggtggcacaGTATATGTGGAACGGGTACaatgcacactgagtgtactctgtgtgcatgtggcgtgttaTGTGTGTAGGAAGTACacatggaatgtactccatgtgatggtgagatgcaccatatggcgggtacgccataatggtgacatgccgtgaagtgtatgaagggagtatacgatgggtgtactctgtgtggggtatagtatatgtgaggagtacacgtggagtgtactctatgtggtagagtaatgcaccatgtggcggatatgccataa from Juglans regia cultivar Chandler chromosome 4, Walnut 2.0, whole genome shotgun sequence encodes:
- the LOC118348305 gene encoding uncharacterized protein LOC118348305; its protein translation is MKVVSLRGIRKAIAIYTLLVLIALIGELDSHELRPSYHGLDYQSSAAVAGHESAPEMRSFFGGSSSPTSTVAMPKAMNSNSTNNDTSWWGGHSAGGKDHVREVLLVASVACGITGVALLVASTLICVFKSRRQRSPPVPPPTSAVAASSCHDAENKLQIVVRDS